Within the Candidatus Culexarchaeum yellowstonense genome, the region GATAAAAAAATTTGAGAAGATATTGAAGGAGCTTAGGAATTATAAAATAAGCCCGGAAAACATCACCGACATACTCTCAGTAATAATTAAGGGGGCAAAGTTACGAGCAAATAGAAGTGACGAGACTTCTAGGGATTTTTGAGAGGAGGAAACTCATAGTTAAAAATCATTTTCAAAGTTAAACATGTAATTGCTTTTCCTCATAAACCCCTCTATAACTTTTTAACCGAATAATCTTCGAATTAATATTGTTCATCATACAAAGCTCTCGAAAAGACAGTTAAAAAACTAAGAAGCTTATTATAACTTATGAAGATGGGTATAAGATCTACTCCTATGATGATTTGCTGAGGGAAGTGAAAGATGGATTAAGCGGCCATCCAGATGTATGTGCAGAGAAGGGTAAAGAATAAGTTTTCGTGGAAGTCAGCATTATAAGCCCCCCTTATATAGAAAAGTACCTCAAAGCAGGCAAAGTCAAAAATATCGTTCAGCACCCCTTACTTTGAACAATGTTATCTAACAATAATTTATGAGACCCCTCAGAGTTCATATTTTAATTTCCTAAATGCGCTCATGAATTATGCAGTTCTAAGTAGTAGTGGGTTATGGAAAACTCGTGTACTTACAGTAATATGGAGAAGCAAGTATTATGGAGGATTCCAATATAAAGTACTCTACAAGCAATGTAATTATAGAAAGAAAAATTGTGGAGTTATAGTGTTTATGGAAGCGTTATTAAACAATTGTAAGTGACTCTAGAAGCCACCGTTACGAGGCCTTTATAATGCTAGTAAGTTAAGAAGTGACCATAATTAAGATCCTTACTATGAGGGTTAAATTTTCCTCATGCTCGAAGATTTATGGCAGTCTCTCATCGATTTAGCGTCGTTCATAATATAATAACTGTTTATTTTATGCATTATTCCTTAAAAAATAGTTATTTAGGTGTTATAGTAGTTTATGGTAATGTTACTGTTTGATAATAAGATGTTACTAAAGTAACTACGCTTACTTTAATCGTTGTTCCAGGTCTAAAGTCGGTTGTAGTATACCCAGTTATTTTGATGGTTACGGAATCCCCAGAATTGAGTACATATGGGAGTGTAACATTAATTCTCTCAGCGGGCACTATTACATCATTAATACGTAATTCCTGTATAGTTGCTGTTGCAGGTCCAGTATTAGCTACCGTTAAAGTTATAGTATAATTGCTACCGCTTCTACTAGCATAGATATGTCTCATCTCAATTTTCTCGTAGCTTGTGAAGCTGCTTAGTAGTCCTGTCATCCAGAATGCTGCTGCAATGCTTATCACTATTGCTATTGCCACTAGTATTACTGTTGCTATTACTGGTGATATGCCTCTCTTCTTTGTGTTCCTCATTTCTTACACCTTTTTGCTTTTAATTCTTGTTCGCTTTTAAATATATATTTTTCCATTATTTTCTTTTGGCAATACTTTTGTATTCTTTTTGTATTGTGTTATGTTTATATTTTCGTGTTTGTTTTTATTTTTTGATTGTTTATGGTTAGGCTTCTTTTTGTTAGTCCTAAGGTTCGTGTTGTTAGGAGGGTTGCTGTGGAGAGGGCTGTGGAGTTTCTCCCTTTTGATGAGAGGTTTGAGGTTTTGGAGAGTTATCCTGTTTATGAGCCTTTTGCTAGGGTTTATATTGTTAGGATTCCTTGGGAGGGTGGTGCTTTGGCTTATTATGTGGATGAGTATAGGCTTAGTGATGAGGAGAGGGATGCTTATGAAAGGCTTGTGGATATTGTTACTGAGGAGTTGAAGGTTTATGCTGTTACTGAGGATTTGAGGGGGCATGTTTATGGTGAGATTAGGT harbors:
- a CDS encoding DUF4352 domain-containing protein → MRNTKKRGISPVIATVILVAIAIVISIAAAFWMTGLLSSFTSYEKIEMRHIYASRSGSNYTITLTVANTGPATATIQELRINDVIVPAERINVTLPYVLNSGDSVTIKITGYTTTDFRPGTTIKVSVVTLVTSYYQTVTLP